From a single Pseudorasbora parva isolate DD20220531a chromosome 15, ASM2467924v1, whole genome shotgun sequence genomic region:
- the gorab gene encoding RAB6-interacting golgin isoform X1 — translation MAAWAGFSDEELRRLQQNGGLINQAVPVTLGRGRRPAPTNRSRQQLQRERALQLTAKQKEGNHSLPLDQQLTKPPDSPAVSHPSPVKSPDESKPLESQLVKHEEEPVDRESPMESVQPAVVKELDRQEVELREKNRLQQLQWEQRIMEEKNKKRKALLTKTIAEKSKQTQAEAVKLKKIQRELQALDDSVSNDIGILRKLIEESSMDYSLAWKRFEKAEAEYVAAKIDLHRKTEVKEQLTEHLCAIIQQNELRKACKLDELMLQLELNAEEVPSPEETSLKDKEREGNSQCVIENCPAADMEQRTDMDASSLNKDCSITEPKISQDNQESKATDVSADGLS, via the exons ATGGCTGCGTGGGCTGGATTTTCAGATGAAGAACTACGAAGATTGCAGCAGAACGGCGGTCTCA TAAACCAGGCTGTGCCTGTCACATTGGGTCGTGGCCGGAGACCTGCTCCAACTAACCGGAGCAGACAGCAACTTCAGCGGGAGAGGGCTTTGCAGCTGACAGCCAAACAGAAGGAGGGCAACCACTCTCTTCCCCTTGACCAACAGCTTACCAAGCCCCCAGACTCACCTGCTGTCAGCCATCCTTCTCCTGTTAAATCACCGGACGAGTCCAAACCATTGGAGTCACAACTGGTTAAGCATGAGGAAGAACCTGTTGACCGAGAATCACCTATGGAGTCTGTACAACCAGCAGTCGTCAAGGAGCTGGACAGACAAGAAGTGGAATT GCGCGAGAAGAACCGTCTGCAGCAGTTGCAGTGGGAGCAACGGATAATGGAAgagaagaataaaaaaagaaaagctctCCTTACAAAGACCATTGCTGAAAA GTCCAAACAGACACAGGCTGAAGCTGTGAAATTGAAGAAGATCCAGAGAGAACTTCAAGCACTGGATGATTCGGTGTCCAATGACATTGGGATTCTCAGAAAACTGATAGAGGAGTCCAGCATGGATTATTCCCTAGCGTG GAAGCGCTTTGAGAAAGCAGAGGCCGAGTATGTCGCCGCTAAGATAGACTTGCACAGGAAGACAGAGGTGAAAGAGCAGCTGACGGAGCACCTGTGTGCAATCATCCAACAGAATGAGCTGCGCAAGGCTTGCAAACTAGATGAGTTGATGCTTCAGTTAGAGCTTAATGCAGAGGAAGTCCCCAGCCCAGAGGAAACCAGTCTAAAGGACAAAGAGAGGGAGGGCAACTCCCAGTGTGTTATTGAAAACTGTCCCGCAGCAGACATGGAGCAGCGTACAGACATGGATGCCTCAAGTCTGAACAAAGACTGTTCCATTACAGAACCAAAGATCAGCCAAGACAATCAGGAGAGCAAAGCAACAGATGTTTCGGCAGATGGGCTAAGCTAG
- the gorab gene encoding RAB6-interacting golgin isoform X2: MEEKNKKRKALLTKTIAEKSKQTQAEAVKLKKIQRELQALDDSVSNDIGILRKLIEESSMDYSLAWKRFEKAEAEYVAAKIDLHRKTEVKEQLTEHLCAIIQQNELRKACKLDELMLQLELNAEEVPSPEETSLKDKEREGNSQCVIENCPAADMEQRTDMDASSLNKDCSITEPKISQDNQESKATDVSADGLS; encoded by the exons ATGGAAgagaagaataaaaaaagaaaagctctCCTTACAAAGACCATTGCTGAAAA GTCCAAACAGACACAGGCTGAAGCTGTGAAATTGAAGAAGATCCAGAGAGAACTTCAAGCACTGGATGATTCGGTGTCCAATGACATTGGGATTCTCAGAAAACTGATAGAGGAGTCCAGCATGGATTATTCCCTAGCGTG GAAGCGCTTTGAGAAAGCAGAGGCCGAGTATGTCGCCGCTAAGATAGACTTGCACAGGAAGACAGAGGTGAAAGAGCAGCTGACGGAGCACCTGTGTGCAATCATCCAACAGAATGAGCTGCGCAAGGCTTGCAAACTAGATGAGTTGATGCTTCAGTTAGAGCTTAATGCAGAGGAAGTCCCCAGCCCAGAGGAAACCAGTCTAAAGGACAAAGAGAGGGAGGGCAACTCCCAGTGTGTTATTGAAAACTGTCCCGCAGCAGACATGGAGCAGCGTACAGACATGGATGCCTCAAGTCTGAACAAAGACTGTTCCATTACAGAACCAAAGATCAGCCAAGACAATCAGGAGAGCAAAGCAACAGATGTTTCGGCAGATGGGCTAAGCTAG